The following are encoded together in the Aciduricibacillus chroicocephali genome:
- a CDS encoding S8 family serine peptidase, with protein MRRIGIMMIMACMLALYSLPESKAAVESEEKNADISLIVEVEGDPNVHKEYFERHYPGIRVVAVYEKLFKGLAIKGHRSQMGRVRSLDFIAAVHPVQTYKTTSIQTSPMFQKRSLARQLNAMKTQPFVFPNELNDTKFTGKGVKVGVVDTGIDYTHPDLARNFKGGFDAVDLDRDPMETKPDQGIPTLHGSHVAGIIGANGNLKGVAPDAEIYGYRALGPGGSGTSVQVIAAMEEAVKDGVDIMNLSLGNTVNGPDYPTSLAVNRARELGVLVVVANGNDGPSDWTVGSPATANFSLSVGAASHEETVPVLEETLYNRKFPINLLSGSPPWSLNRGLYAVNGDDPGADLTGKIALMRRGNKIPFADKAIQAQERGAAAVLIYNNEDGDFQGSVDGMEEVLLIPVASLSAESGEWLSSQISRKHQLYLNLHEEKIKAGTAAFSSRGPVAMNWRIKPDLIAPGTNIVSTVPNGYEALQGTSMATPHIAGVAALMKEAHPDWSNEKIVSAMKSTAEQLKGDGVPLAPNVQGMGKVRPSAAINAEVIIDESLLSFGKAEKPIEKRRASIKIENLTKEARTIQLRVPNKKQGLIWHLPQTFTIPAGGKKKVEIGLDLRTNEIEEGINEGWIELSHGNGKTIQLPYMFINKTADDPKASGLEFSLKPFENDMYTYQLNLGAGVKRAEVSLYNPDSLVRVQDLLVIDKPIEGMNEGEIPQKEAPAEGIYFALITVEMEDGSFQSSESWIEVK; from the coding sequence ATGCGGCGAATCGGCATCATGATGATCATGGCATGCATGTTGGCATTATACTCTTTACCCGAAAGCAAGGCAGCTGTGGAAAGTGAAGAGAAAAATGCGGATATATCACTTATTGTGGAAGTGGAAGGCGACCCGAACGTCCATAAAGAATACTTTGAAAGGCATTATCCGGGAATCCGTGTCGTAGCGGTTTATGAAAAGCTCTTCAAAGGATTGGCGATTAAAGGGCATAGGTCACAAATGGGCAGAGTTCGCTCCCTTGATTTCATCGCGGCTGTGCACCCGGTGCAAACGTACAAAACAACTTCCATACAGACTTCTCCAATGTTTCAGAAAAGGTCTTTGGCCAGACAGCTAAATGCGATGAAGACGCAGCCTTTTGTTTTTCCTAATGAGCTCAATGATACGAAGTTCACTGGTAAAGGTGTCAAAGTCGGTGTCGTTGATACGGGAATTGATTATACGCATCCTGATCTTGCTCGTAATTTTAAAGGCGGTTTTGACGCCGTTGACCTTGATCGTGATCCAATGGAAACAAAGCCGGACCAAGGCATTCCGACACTGCATGGCTCTCATGTTGCGGGCATTATCGGGGCGAATGGCAATCTAAAGGGAGTTGCGCCGGATGCCGAAATATATGGTTACAGGGCACTCGGACCAGGCGGTAGTGGGACATCTGTACAAGTAATCGCGGCGATGGAAGAAGCGGTAAAAGACGGGGTTGATATTATGAACCTGTCTCTGGGCAACACAGTAAATGGACCGGACTATCCGACGAGCCTTGCGGTGAACCGAGCCCGCGAACTTGGTGTTCTCGTCGTCGTTGCGAATGGAAATGACGGTCCAAGTGATTGGACGGTCGGATCACCAGCGACAGCGAACTTTTCATTAAGTGTAGGAGCCGCAAGCCATGAGGAAACAGTACCGGTTCTTGAGGAAACATTGTACAACAGGAAGTTTCCGATTAATCTGCTCTCAGGTTCCCCGCCTTGGTCGTTGAACCGGGGTTTGTATGCAGTTAATGGGGACGACCCTGGAGCAGATCTCACCGGGAAAATTGCACTGATGCGCCGCGGCAACAAGATTCCTTTTGCTGATAAGGCAATACAAGCCCAGGAAAGAGGGGCAGCAGCGGTGCTTATTTACAACAATGAGGATGGAGATTTCCAAGGATCGGTTGATGGGATGGAGGAAGTGCTTCTCATACCTGTCGCTTCGTTATCTGCTGAGTCCGGAGAATGGCTTTCCAGTCAAATTAGCAGGAAGCACCAACTGTATCTGAATTTGCATGAAGAGAAAATAAAAGCCGGAACAGCTGCTTTCAGTTCAAGAGGTCCGGTTGCGATGAATTGGAGAATTAAGCCTGATCTCATTGCGCCAGGGACGAATATAGTCAGCACAGTCCCGAATGGCTATGAAGCGCTCCAAGGGACAAGTATGGCAACACCACATATTGCAGGTGTAGCGGCGCTTATGAAAGAGGCGCACCCTGACTGGTCCAATGAAAAAATCGTCAGCGCAATGAAATCGACAGCGGAACAATTGAAAGGTGACGGGGTACCATTAGCGCCAAACGTTCAAGGAATGGGGAAAGTCCGTCCATCGGCTGCAATCAATGCTGAAGTAATCATAGACGAATCGCTCCTTTCTTTCGGTAAAGCGGAAAAACCGATCGAAAAGCGCCGTGCTTCCATTAAAATCGAAAACCTTACAAAAGAGGCACGGACAATTCAACTGCGTGTTCCTAACAAGAAGCAAGGTCTCATTTGGCATTTGCCGCAAACTTTCACCATTCCCGCAGGTGGCAAGAAAAAAGTGGAGATCGGTCTTGATTTACGCACGAATGAAATCGAGGAAGGTATAAATGAAGGCTGGATTGAGCTAAGTCATGGCAACGGCAAAACGATCCAGTTGCCGTACATGTTCATCAACAAGACAGCTGATGACCCGAAGGCATCCGGGCTGGAATTCAGCCTTAAGCCATTTGAAAATGATATGTATACGTATCAGCTCAACCTCGGTGCAGGCGTTAAGCGGGCTGAGGTCAGTCTGTACAATCCTGATTCACTCGTCCGCGTACAGGATTTACTTGTAATCGACAAGCCGATCGAAGGGATGAATGAAGGAGAGATTCCGCAGAAGGAAGCACCTGCAGAAGGTATCTATTTCGCACTGATCACAG
- the wecB gene encoding non-hydrolyzing UDP-N-acetylglucosamine 2-epimerase codes for MGKRVKVMSIFGTRPEAIKMAPLVLELQKRNAEFESIVTVTAQHREMLDQVLDIFQIKPDHDLDIMKKQQTLAQVTTRALEGLEQVMREEKPDIVLVHGDTTTTFSASLAAFYNQIAVGHVEAGLRTWNKYSPYPEEMNRQLTGVMADLHFAPTEQAQDNLLAENKPADRIFVTGNTAIDALKTTVDRENYKHPLLEQLGDRRLVLMTAHRRENLGENMRQMFRAVKRLVEKHDDIEVIYPVHLNPLVQQVADEILAGDERIKLIDPLNVIDFHNFAARSHLILTDSGGVQEEAPSLGVPVLVLRDTTERPEGVAAGTLKLVGTDEETIFRTSDELLSDSAKHEAMAKAANPYGDGEASRRICDHIAAYFNK; via the coding sequence ATGGGGAAACGGGTCAAAGTGATGTCGATTTTTGGAACGAGGCCGGAAGCGATCAAGATGGCTCCGCTCGTTCTGGAGCTTCAGAAACGCAATGCGGAATTTGAATCCATTGTTACAGTTACCGCCCAGCATAGAGAGATGCTTGATCAGGTGCTTGATATCTTCCAGATTAAGCCGGATCATGATCTTGACATCATGAAGAAACAGCAGACCCTTGCGCAAGTGACAACACGTGCGCTTGAAGGACTTGAGCAGGTCATGCGTGAAGAGAAACCGGATATTGTCCTCGTCCATGGAGATACGACGACGACATTTTCAGCTTCACTAGCTGCGTTCTACAATCAGATTGCTGTAGGACATGTTGAGGCGGGATTGCGTACGTGGAACAAATACTCTCCGTATCCGGAAGAGATGAATCGTCAGCTGACTGGGGTCATGGCGGATTTGCACTTTGCTCCGACCGAACAGGCGCAGGACAATCTGCTTGCAGAGAACAAACCGGCAGATCGTATTTTCGTAACTGGGAACACGGCGATTGATGCTTTGAAGACAACGGTTGACCGGGAAAACTACAAGCATCCTCTTTTGGAACAGCTCGGTGACCGGCGTCTTGTCCTTATGACGGCACATCGTCGCGAGAATCTTGGTGAGAATATGCGTCAAATGTTCCGCGCTGTGAAGCGTCTTGTCGAAAAGCATGATGATATTGAGGTCATTTACCCGGTGCATCTGAATCCGCTTGTTCAGCAAGTCGCTGATGAGATTCTTGCTGGTGATGAACGAATCAAGCTCATTGACCCGCTTAACGTCATTGATTTCCATAACTTCGCTGCCCGTTCTCATCTCATTTTGACCGATTCGGGTGGTGTTCAGGAAGAGGCGCCTTCACTCGGTGTGCCGGTTCTTGTCTTACGTGATACGACTGAACGCCCTGAAGGTGTCGCAGCAGGAACATTGAAGCTTGTTGGAACAGATGAGGAAACAATTTTCCGCACTTCTGATGAGCTGCTATCCGATTCTGCGAAGCATGAGGCAATGGCAAAGGCCGCGAATCCGTATGGTGATGGTGAAGCTTCCCGCAGAATTTGCGATCATATCGCTGCTTATTTTAATAAATGA
- the upp gene encoding uracil phosphoribosyltransferase, which yields MGKVVVLDHPLIQHKLTYIRDKNTGTKELRELVDEVAMLMAFEITRDLPLTDITVETPIQQAKTKVLAGKKIGLIPILRAGLGMVDGMLNLIPAAKVGHVGLYRDPETLKPVEYYIKLPSDISERELIVIDPMLATGGSANDAIESLKKRGAKKIRLMCLVAAPEGVELIEKNHPDVDIYLGALDEGLNDHGYIVPGIGDAGDRLFGTK from the coding sequence TTGGGAAAAGTGGTCGTATTGGATCATCCGCTGATTCAGCATAAATTGACATACATTCGAGACAAAAATACAGGTACGAAGGAATTGCGTGAATTGGTTGATGAAGTCGCCATGCTTATGGCTTTCGAAATTACGCGCGACCTTCCGCTTACAGACATTACAGTTGAGACGCCGATCCAGCAAGCAAAAACAAAAGTTCTTGCCGGAAAGAAGATCGGTCTTATCCCAATTTTGCGTGCGGGCCTTGGAATGGTTGATGGTATGCTTAATCTCATTCCAGCTGCAAAAGTCGGTCATGTCGGACTTTACCGTGATCCGGAAACATTGAAGCCTGTTGAATATTATATTAAGCTTCCTTCTGATATTTCTGAACGTGAATTGATCGTTATTGATCCGATGCTTGCGACTGGCGGCTCGGCAAATGATGCGATTGAATCATTGAAGAAGCGCGGCGCGAAGAAAATTCGCCTTATGTGCCTCGTTGCAGCACCTGAAGGAGTCGAATTGATCGAGAAAAATCACCCGGATGTTGATATTTATCTTGGTGCACTTGATGAAGGTTTGAACGATCATGGTTATATCGTGCCAGGTATCGGTGATGCAGGAGATAGACTGTTCGGAACTAAGTAA
- a CDS encoding DUF4176 domain-containing protein, whose translation MTTLFPNGTIVSLEGGNKKLMIYGRKQLVTENEGEESGKQYDYIGVPYPEGYISPEYTYVFNHSDVVEVIFRGFENEEEENFQEVLEQS comes from the coding sequence ATGACAACTTTATTTCCGAATGGCACGATTGTATCGCTGGAAGGCGGCAACAAGAAACTCATGATTTATGGCAGGAAGCAGCTCGTTACCGAAAATGAAGGTGAAGAGTCAGGAAAGCAGTATGATTATATCGGCGTTCCTTATCCTGAAGGCTATATCAGTCCAGAGTATACATATGTGTTCAATCATTCCGATGTTGTTGAAGTCATTTTCCGAGGATTTGAAAATGAAGAGGAAGAGAATTTCCAGGAAGTGCTAGAACAGTCCTGA